A portion of the Polaribacter cellanae genome contains these proteins:
- a CDS encoding GTP cyclohydrolase has protein sequence MITLKKITNKKEMKQFVTFPFSLYKDNKYWVPPIIKDEIDNFDPKKNPVFENADAQFFVALKNGEIVGRIVAIINWFEVEKQQIKKIRFGWFDVIDDIEVTKVLLEKVKEIGLDNNLEYIEGPIGFNNLDKTGVLIDGFDHLGTMITWYNHPYYKEHLEQLGFVKEKEYLENKFKFKNVDATYYNRIANVLKRRFKLKALDFTKTKDILPYVNEMFKVFDKAYSKLSSYVPISDAQIAFFKKKYIGFINPEYIKFVVDEHSKLVAFAIVMPSFSKALQKSKGKLLPFGLFYLLNARKNAKDVTFYLIGVDPEYQNKGVHAIIFDQYTKTFAKKGIVNCIRTPELEDNEAIKKIWENFDPVTHKRRRTYRKSI, from the coding sequence GACGAAATCGATAATTTCGACCCAAAGAAAAATCCTGTTTTCGAAAACGCAGATGCACAATTTTTTGTCGCTTTAAAAAATGGTGAAATTGTGGGTAGAATTGTGGCTATTATCAATTGGTTTGAAGTAGAAAAACAACAAATTAAGAAAATTCGTTTTGGTTGGTTTGATGTAATTGACGATATAGAAGTAACCAAAGTTTTGTTAGAAAAAGTAAAAGAAATTGGTTTAGATAATAATTTAGAATATATAGAAGGCCCAATTGGTTTTAATAATTTAGACAAAACTGGTGTTTTAATTGACGGTTTCGACCATTTAGGAACGATGATTACCTGGTACAATCACCCTTACTACAAAGAACATTTAGAGCAATTAGGTTTTGTAAAAGAAAAAGAATATTTAGAAAATAAATTTAAGTTTAAAAATGTAGATGCGACTTACTATAATAGAATTGCCAATGTTTTAAAAAGACGTTTTAAACTAAAAGCTTTAGATTTCACCAAAACAAAAGATATTTTACCTTATGTAAACGAAATGTTTAAAGTATTCGATAAAGCCTACTCTAAACTTTCTAGTTATGTTCCCATTTCTGATGCACAGATTGCTTTTTTCAAAAAGAAATATATCGGTTTTATAAATCCTGAATATATTAAATTTGTTGTTGATGAACATAGTAAACTAGTCGCTTTCGCAATTGTAATGCCATCATTTTCTAAGGCTTTGCAAAAATCGAAAGGAAAATTACTTCCCTTTGGATTGTTTTATTTATTAAATGCCAGAAAGAACGCGAAAGATGTTACTTTCTATTTGATTGGTGTAGATCCAGAATATCAAAATAAAGGCGTTCACGCAATTATTTTCGACCAATACACTAAAACTTTTGCAAAAAAAGGCATTGTAAATTGCATTCGAACACCAGAATTAGAAGACAATGAAGCAATTAAGAAAATTTGGGAAAATTTCGACCCTGTAACTCATAAAAGAAGAAGAACTTATAGGAAAAGTATTTAA